A window of Gallus gallus isolate bGalGal1 chromosome 37 unlocalized genomic scaffold, bGalGal1.mat.broiler.GRCg7b 37_unloc6, whole genome shotgun sequence contains these coding sequences:
- the LOC121108804 gene encoding coiled-coil domain-containing protein 81-like — MGENVAVVFKDIGVLHIDGLTFHMKFYYDFLEKLSGKEKFRKALLKAPWLLDMVVSRAAPVASLALSGCLVVFPKFQMEFVPKPPPGISRRSSGGIPAEGETKGRGGLSAPGE, encoded by the exons ATGGGGGAGAACGTTGCCGTTGTCTTCAAGGACATTGGAGTGCTCCACATCGATGGACTGACCTTCCACATGAAATTCTATTACGACTTCCTTGAGAAGCTGTCAGGGAAAGAGAAGTTCAGGAAAGCTCTTCTCAAG gccccctggctgctggacatgGTGGTGTCCCGAGCGGCACCGGTGGCCTCCCTGGCACTCTCTGGCTGCCTCGTCGTCTTTCCCAA GTTTCAAATGGAGTTTGTCCCCAAACCACCACCTGGGATATCCCGCAGGTCCTCAGGAGGCATCCCTGCGGAGGGGGAAAccaaaggaagaggag GCCTGAGCGCCCCTGGTGAGTGA